From the genome of Haemophilus parainfluenzae:
CACAGAGATCATAAGTGATATGAGCTGCTTCCTGGTAATACCATACACCATTTTTTTCAAAGAAAATTTCACGGGGGCGATTAATCGCAATCTCTGTAATAGCTTCATCTTCAAGCAATTCACCAAATAATTTGTTTGCATGGAGTGAAATTGAGACATCTCCGGAAGAATTTATGACCATGGTTTATACCTCCTATTTCTGTTTCAATTCGTACACATCGCCAAAATCAATATCTCGTGCAACAAAAATCCCCACTAAATCCCCTTGGTTCTTATAAAGCGTAGGGGGAATATTAATGGTTTTTTCCAGGATACTTTGTGCAATTTCCGAGCCGGCTTGCACCGTATCAGTTGGATTAAATGTACCCCGTTTGGCTAATTGAGTAGATAATGCACTGGTTGAATCGGTGATCATGCTTAACATGATGGCATTACCGAAACGTTCCCAAAAATGATTATCTACATAGCCCGGAATACCGGTTCCGCCTAATTCGTCCGTTGCACCGGAATTAATGTTGATGATGATATTTTTCGGTGTACGGATTTCACTCCAAACCACAAATAAACGTTCTTCGCCTTGTTGGATCTGACCGTTACGGAATTCACCAAACACGGTAGAGCCTTTTTCAATCAGTAATACCGTACCGTTTGCACTATATACATCGTTTGCCACAACGCAGCCTAGATTGCCGGCTACGGTGGAAACAAGTTTTGTGCGTAAGGAACATTGTATAAACGTGCCTTTTGCCAACAATAAATTAGCATTAACCGGGAGTTTATGAGCTTTACCCGCTTTAAACGTGCTGACGTTATCTTCAAACATATCGCCTTTTGCCGGTTCCGGTGGTTGGTTAGTTACCGTGTCAGTTGTATCTGTATTCTGAACATCTGAAACGGCTTGTAACGTTTCGCCATCGATAGTACCCGGAGACAATCCTTTGATTAAACGGGGGGCGGATGGCATATCTAACGCCTCTGTCGTACTATGATTTTCTACTGGAGCGGTTGCGGTAGGAATTGGTTGTGGCTCCGGATTTAAAATCGCCGGGATTTCTGCCGGTGGTGCCGTAAATGTTTTTGAACG
Proteins encoded in this window:
- the virB10 gene encoding type IV secretion system protein VirB10, which codes for MNDNKTIQPTDDKTETDYQPEVSKIAKRGKNQNLFIFLIIALLAVAFLGYSFLNKKDTQPAQVKEKEEFGTTVRSKTFTAPPAEIPAILNPEPQPIPTATAPVENHSTTEALDMPSAPRLIKGLSPGTIDGETLQAVSDVQNTDTTDTVTNQPPEPAKGDMFEDNVSTFKAGKAHKLPVNANLLLAKGTFIQCSLRTKLVSTVAGNLGCVVANDVYSANGTVLLIEKGSTVFGEFRNGQIQQGEERLFVVWSEIRTPKNIIININSGATDELGGTGIPGYVDNHFWERFGNAIMLSMITDSTSALSTQLAKRGTFNPTDTVQAGSEIAQSILEKTINIPPTLYKNQGDLVGIFVARDIDFGDVYELKQK